A genome region from Eschrichtius robustus isolate mEscRob2 chromosome 4, mEscRob2.pri, whole genome shotgun sequence includes the following:
- the NUDT6 gene encoding nucleoside diphosphate-linked moiety X motif 6 isoform X3 — MWKFPGGLSEPGEDIGDTAVREVFEETGIKSEFRSLLSIRQQHTHPGAFGKSDMYIICRLKPYSFTINFCQRECLRCEWMDLSDLVKTENTTPITSRVARLLLYGYREGFDKIDLTVEELPAVYTGLFYKIYHKELPDSYKTMTGMD; from the exons ATGTGGAAGTTTCCAGGAGGCCTGTCAGAGCCTGGAGAAGAtattg GAGATACAGCAGTTCGAGAAGTTTTTGAAGAGACTGGTATAAAGTCAGAATTCAGGTCCCTCCTGAGTATTCGGCAACAGCACACCCATCCTGGAGCTTTTGGGAAGTCAGATATGTATATTATCTGCCGCTTAAAGCCATATTCATTCACCATAAATTTTTGCCAGCGTGAATGCTTAAGGTGTGAGTGGATGGATCTCAGTGACCTAGTCAAGACTGAAAATACAACTCCGATCACCAGCAGAGTCGCTAGGCTGCTGCTGTATGGATACAGAGAAGGGTTTGACAAGATTGATCTGACCGTGGAAGAACTTCCAGCAGTTTACACAGGCTTGTTCTATAAAATCTATCACAAGGAACTGCCAGACAGTTATAAAACTATGACAGGAATggattaa